One window from the genome of [Clostridium] celerecrescens 18A encodes:
- the atpD gene encoding F0F1 ATP synthase subunit beta, with protein MAGQNIGKITQIIGAVLDIKFSQGKLPDINEAIDITAKDGGRLVVEVSQHLGDDTVRCIAMGSTDGLVRGMDAVATGAPITVPVGEETLGRIFNVLGDPIDNKPAPEVKEHFPIHRPAPTFEEQSTETEVLETGIKVVDLLCPYQRGGKIGLFGGAGVGKTVLIQELIRNIATEHGGYSVFTGVGERTREGNDLYHEMQESGVINKTTMVFGQMNEPPGARMRVGLTGLTMAEYFRDQGGKDVLLFIDNIFRFTQAGSEVSALLGRMPSAVGYQPTLQTEMGALQERITSTKNGSITSVQAVYVPADDLTDPAPANTFAHLDATTVLDRSIVELGIYPAVDPLGSTSRILDPRIVGEEHYRVARGVQEVLQKYKELQDIIAMLGMDELSEEDKITVARARKIQRFLSQPFFVAGQFTGLEGRYVPLSDTIQGFKEILEGKHDDIPESYFLNAGSIEDVLARVKK; from the coding sequence ATTGGTAAGATCACCCAGATCATCGGTGCCGTACTGGATATCAAGTTCAGCCAGGGCAAGCTGCCGGATATCAATGAAGCGATTGATATCACTGCAAAAGATGGCGGCAGACTGGTTGTAGAAGTATCTCAGCATCTTGGCGATGATACGGTAAGATGTATCGCCATGGGATCCACCGATGGACTGGTACGTGGTATGGATGCGGTGGCTACCGGCGCTCCGATTACCGTACCGGTTGGAGAGGAGACATTGGGACGTATATTTAACGTTCTGGGTGATCCGATCGATAATAAACCGGCACCGGAAGTAAAAGAGCATTTTCCGATTCACAGACCGGCTCCCACCTTTGAGGAGCAGTCTACGGAAACGGAGGTTCTGGAAACCGGTATCAAGGTCGTTGACCTTCTCTGCCCTTATCAAAGGGGTGGTAAGATCGGCCTATTCGGTGGTGCAGGAGTAGGTAAAACAGTATTAATTCAGGAGCTGATCCGTAACATAGCCACAGAGCACGGCGGATATTCCGTATTCACCGGCGTTGGCGAGCGCACCCGTGAAGGGAATGACCTTTATCACGAGATGCAGGAATCAGGCGTTATTAATAAAACAACCATGGTGTTTGGACAGATGAATGAGCCGCCGGGTGCCCGTATGAGGGTAGGCCTTACCGGCCTTACCATGGCTGAGTATTTCCGTGATCAGGGCGGAAAAGATGTACTTTTATTTATTGACAATATTTTCCGTTTCACCCAGGCAGGATCTGAGGTTTCCGCTCTGCTTGGACGTATGCCTTCCGCAGTAGGCTATCAGCCGACGCTGCAGACCGAGATGGGTGCTCTTCAGGAGAGAATCACTTCCACGAAGAATGGTTCCATTACATCGGTTCAGGCAGTTTACGTTCCGGCCGATGACTTAACGGACCCGGCTCCGGCCAACACATTCGCCCATCTGGATGCAACCACGGTACTTGACCGTTCCATCGTGGAGCTGGGTATTTATCCGGCGGTTGATCCCCTTGGTTCCACATCCAGAATTCTTGATCCCCGTATCGTAGGAGAGGAACACTACCGTGTTGCCCGCGGGGTTCAGGAAGTGCTTCAGAAGTATAAAGAGCTTCAGGATATCATTGCCATGCTGGGTATGGATGAGCTTTCTGAGGAAGATAAGATCACGGTGGCCCGTGCAAGAAAGATCCAGAGATTTTTATCTCAGCCTTTCTTCGTTGCAGGACAGTTCACCGGACTGGAAGGCCGCTATGTGCCGCTTTCTGATACCATTCAAGGCTTTAAGGAGATTTTGGAAGGTAAACATGATGATATTCCGGAGAGCTATTTCTTAAATGCAGGCAGCATTGAGGACGTTCTTGCCCGTGTGAAAAAATAG
- the atpC gene encoding ATP synthase F1 subunit epsilon, with the protein MADLFKLQIITPERKFYEGEASMVELTTTEGDIGVYRNHIPMTAIAAPGVLKIHEEGGVKNAALMSGFVEILPEKIVIMAEVVEWPEEIDANRAEEAKIRAERRLKEQSGKIDNARAEAALRRALIRLSLTK; encoded by the coding sequence ATGGCTGATTTATTTAAACTGCAGATCATTACTCCGGAACGGAAGTTTTACGAGGGAGAGGCTTCTATGGTGGAGCTTACTACCACGGAAGGGGATATCGGCGTATACCGGAATCATATTCCCATGACTGCCATTGCTGCTCCGGGAGTCTTAAAGATTCACGAGGAGGGCGGAGTGAAGAATGCGGCCCTGATGTCTGGTTTTGTTGAGATTTTACCAGAGAAGATCGTCATTATGGCGGAAGTTGTGGAATGGCCGGAAGAAATCGATGCAAACCGTGCAGAGGAGGCTAAGATTCGTGCAGAACGCCGCTTAAAGGAACAGAGCGGAAAAATTGATAATGCTAGAGCGGAAGCTGCTCTGAGAAGAGCTCTTATAAGGCTTTCACTTACAAAGTAA
- a CDS encoding nucleotidyltransferase family protein: MKKTSLVIMAAGIGSRFGGGIKQLEPVGPSGEIIMDYSIYDALNAGFDKVVFIIRKDLEQDFKEIIGKRIEKIAHVEYAYQELDDLPKGYTKPADRTKPWGTGQALLCAKTVIHEPFVVINADDYYGKEGFIKIHEYLVNKMDPMSKPFDICMGGFILGNTLSENGGVTRGVCQVDERGILKGVTETYEIRQCEDWAEGRSEEGTPVKIPLNQNVSMNMWGLSPAFLEELERGFPGFLTGLKEGDVKTEYLLPKIIDKLVQSQKAQVTVLETRDRWFGVTYKEDKPAVAAAIRNLVSEGVYPERLFDVR; encoded by the coding sequence ATGAAGAAAACATCATTAGTGATTATGGCGGCGGGCATTGGCAGCCGGTTTGGCGGAGGAATCAAACAGCTGGAACCGGTAGGACCAAGCGGTGAGATTATCATGGACTATTCCATATACGATGCACTGAATGCCGGATTTGACAAAGTTGTGTTCATCATAAGAAAGGATCTGGAACAGGATTTTAAGGAGATCATAGGTAAGAGGATCGAAAAGATTGCTCATGTGGAGTACGCTTATCAGGAGCTTGATGACCTTCCAAAAGGTTATACGAAACCGGCCGACAGAACAAAGCCATGGGGAACCGGCCAGGCGCTTTTATGTGCAAAAACGGTGATTCATGAACCTTTTGTGGTGATCAATGCGGATGATTATTACGGGAAAGAAGGTTTTATAAAGATTCATGAATACCTGGTGAATAAGATGGATCCAATGTCAAAGCCTTTTGATATCTGCATGGGAGGATTTATTCTGGGCAATACCTTAAGCGAAAATGGCGGTGTGACCCGTGGGGTATGCCAGGTGGATGAAAGAGGAATCTTAAAAGGGGTTACAGAGACATACGAAATCAGACAATGCGAAGACTGGGCAGAAGGGCGCAGTGAGGAAGGAACCCCTGTGAAGATCCCTTTGAACCAGAATGTTTCCATGAATATGTGGGGGCTTTCCCCTGCGTTTCTTGAGGAGCTGGAGAGAGGATTCCCGGGCTTTTTGACCGGTTTAAAAGAAGGGGATGTGAAAACGGAATATCTGCTTCCTAAGATCATCGATAAGCTTGTTCAGTCCCAGAAAGCGCAGGTAACGGTGCTTGAAACAAGAGACCGGTGGTTTGGAGTGACCTATAAAGAGGACAAGCCCGCTGTGGCTGCGGCTATCCGGAACCTGGTTTCCGAAGGTGTATATCCGGAGCGCCTGTTCGATGTAAGGTAA